One segment of Ferrovum sp. PN-J185 DNA contains the following:
- the coaE gene encoding dephospho-CoA kinase (Dephospho-CoA kinase (CoaE) performs the final step in coenzyme A biosynthesis.) produces the protein MKPFIIGMTGGIGSGKSTVAQLFANLGACVVDTDAISHQLTGPHGGAMPEIEAKFGEQFINDDGSLNRQAMRDYVFNHPPARKKLESILHGRIRESVSLAIEKATEPYIILVVPLLIEVGTYRPIISRVLVVDCDESAQVKRASERPGMTREAVQAIMAAQTDRKTRLRVADDVIDNSGSIALLEPVVKQLDQRYREMAVNAQE, from the coding sequence ATGAAGCCTTTTATTATAGGGATGACTGGAGGAATAGGGTCAGGTAAATCAACCGTTGCACAACTATTTGCCAACTTGGGAGCGTGTGTTGTCGATACTGATGCCATATCACATCAGCTAACTGGCCCACATGGCGGGGCAATGCCTGAAATTGAAGCGAAATTTGGTGAGCAGTTTATTAATGATGATGGTAGTCTTAACCGCCAAGCGATGAGGGATTATGTATTTAATCATCCCCCAGCAAGAAAGAAATTAGAGTCTATTTTGCATGGTCGTATTCGTGAGTCGGTTAGTCTAGCAATTGAAAAAGCAACAGAGCCTTATATTATTTTAGTGGTACCACTATTAATTGAGGTGGGTACTTATCGTCCCATCATCTCGCGCGTATTGGTTGTGGATTGTGATGAATCCGCACAAGTTAAACGAGCCAGTGAGCGACCTGGTATGACGCGGGAGGCGGTACAGGCTATAATGGCAGCGCAAACAGACAGAAAAACACGCTTGCGTGTTGCCGATGATGTTATTGATAACTCAGGGTCCATTGCTTTACTTGAACCGGTGGTCAAACAACTGGATCAACGTTATCGAGAGATGGCCGTTAATGCGCAAGAATAG